The genomic interval ctgcccttatagtttgagtaaacccgactttgttgaggagatagtccgagaccaaattctttcttatctccgGAGTGTGCAAGACGTCCTTCAACATGAGGGTCTTTCCAGAAGTAAACTTCAGTTCCACCTCATCGGTTCCAGCAACTTTCGTAGAGTGGTGATCCCCCAACAGAAATtattatccttagtttcagtatgagttttaaatagactaaggtcATGATAGACATGGCGCGTAGCGtcagtgtctatccaccacccttcacaacaaccaatcacatttacttctgtgatcatggTGACTAATGGTTCTTCTGTCAAGTTCGCCTAACCAACAGGACGACGCCTATTCCTACTGTTCCTAGCCATGTGcccaggtttattacaattaaagcagAGGAACTATATCGTTTCTCCTTAAGGGGGCTTTTGttttttctgttggttctgATTGCTGAAGCCCCGGTTctgacctttcctctttgtTCCCTTAGATTTTTTGTCAGGTTTTACCATAGCAGAGGTGGGTTTCCCAAGTACTAcgttcacctcctccctctAGTCCTACTTCTAAGCTTCCTCCTTGATTCTTAGTCGGGTGTTAAGACTCTCTAAGGAGAACTTCTTGGTCATATGCCTTGAGGTAttcttaaagtccttccacAAAGGGGGCagattatcaataataacagcaacttggaattgttcgtctagAGGAATACCTTCAATAATTATCTCGTGGGCTATCTTCTGAAGTTCATGGGATTGGGCCTCCACGGATTTGTCATCCGTTATCTGAAACTTGAGATAACGGTTAACAGCATATTTCTTCGATCCGACCTCCTCGGTGTCGTACTTCTTTTGCAGGGCATCCCAGACCTCCTTCGTTGTCTTCATTGTACTGTAGTAGTCATACAAATCATCAGTCAAAGAATAAAACCTGCAAAACTGAAACTCGTTATAGGTTGAGTCgtggagctcgctctctttaagacgtttcacaACTCTATCCAAGTGTGCAAGTAAGTCAGGAATACTGTCAcgtcgtccccaggataaaacaacaaaaaaagaaaacccgaTAAAAAATGCACCATTACCGACCGGAACACACACCTTTTCTAACTCACtgctcaaaaaacaaaaaacggaAAATGGAGAGGAGAACTTTTCGAAATCGAAGTGAAAAAAGTTGTGTCAATGATCTGCTAAAGGTcacgccttttataggccttcagcgtGGAACAGTCGTATGAGAAAGAGGCAGAGAGCCTTAGAACGTGCGAGGGGCCGAAAGACACGCGCCTCGCCTTGCCTCGCCACGCCCGACCGATCGGACGGTGGCGGCACGCGTGTGGGACGTCCACTGAACcaacattggtctatctcctcactccctccaaaaacatgggtaccctttggggcccaaacccaaagCTCAAGATTGGAGTACATAAGGAGGCTTCCAAAGCAAAGTTTTTCAATGTGGAAATTTCCAACCAAAGGTTGGttcccttttatttttaaaactaaaacttTCACCCAACAACTTTTAATAGGAATGatgtgtttggtttaacttttcaagtgttattgtttaaaaaatcattttgaaaaaattttaatGTATTTGGCAACCACTCGAGATAACTttcaaaaaaatgaatttatgaaataagtTAGTTTGAAGGGAACATTTGAAATCTAGGTGTTAGATAAAGAAATTTTAGTGTTTAATGGTCAATTTCTCCCGaatttgtataatatataatacaaAATACACTCATTAATCCCCTCACTCCCACCATGGTTACTCCTAGCGACAATCACTGTTGGCAACCTACTTCAATAAAACTTTTGACGAATATCAATTTTAGTGAGCACCATTGGCGACAAAACCTTTGGCAATTAACAATGACAACAACCTTCGGTGATCAACTCTGGTGACCACTTCCAGCAACTAGCTCCAACAGCCAACCCCAACAACGACCACCTCCAACGATCAACTCCAGCTTCTAACTCCGTCAACCAATTGCATTGATTATCTTCAACAATCAATTAAATCGATCGTATgctaaaagaaaacaaaaaaaacttgatAAATAAAAACGTTttaatatacaaatttaaaagtattacttcatatacaaatttaataaaaatactttGAAAGTATAACAAACTAAACAAGCttgtatataaaaacacttAACAATGTAACAACAAAATAGGATTTGACTTCTTAGAGTTTAGATTTTTCAGCTCATCATTCTCTCGATTTTCTTACTCTTTTTTTAGGTCTTTTAGCTCATAGCTTCCTCTAATTTCTCTCACTTGTTTCTCGGTTTTAGGTTTTTCAGCTCAtcattctctctatttttccttGTTTCTTtagtttctttcatttctttgagtttagattaaaaaaataaaattaaattttttttttaaaaaaaaagttttaaaacgtGGAACATTTTGGCCCAATAACAATCATCTCAGCTAATCATTAATCAAGTTCTCAAGGAACATCTCAAGGCGCCTTCTCAGCCGGGGCGCGAAACAGAAATGGAAGTTGGAGCGACGGCGACTACATCTGAGGGCAATGGCAAGTCAATCTCTATCAATGTCAAGTTCACCGGAAAGTCAATACCAATTACTCTTCCCTCCGATTCCACCGTAAAGGATCTAAAATCCCTTCTTCAACCTTTAACCAATGTCCTTCCTCGTGGCCAGAAGCTCATCTTCAAAGGTTGTGGATTTGCTTCTTATGGAAGGAATTTTTCTGGGAGACGTGGATTTGGATTTTGAGAAGTTCGTGATATGTGATTTCAGGGAAAGTTTTGGCGGACGACATGACGTTGGCGGCGTCGGAGGTGGCTAGTGGAGCGAAAATGATGCTCATGGCTTCTCAGGGACTGCACCAAGGGGTACTTGGTTTTATTTTCAATCGAATTCTCATTTCATGCATCTGGATTTCAACTTTGCTTAACCTTTACTGCGATTTATCCTACTGGATGCATTTGAGGGATTTACATGTCGTATCTCACCCCTTGTCGAAGTTCATAGGGTTTATTTGTTGAAACTGCGAgaaagttgatttttttgttcaaaCTTGTGATTCATCTTATATTCGAATTGTGGTTCAAAATTAAACGGAATGTATATTGTTATATGTTTTCATTTGGACTGGAGGATTTGAGATCGGGCATTTGGCAATTAGTTTTCACTCTTTGGATTTGATTGAATAGGATGGCCCTATCCAGCGAGAAGCGAGGACTCGTCCCAGAGAAAGGAGTATGCAAAATGCAACTAAATTGGTTGATGAAAAGCAGCGTGTCTCTGTAGATAAAAGCCGGTTTGAAAGATGGAAGGCCACTGGAGTGATAGCCTTATCTGACTGcaatttgaaagtatagagcAAACCATTGTATTTGCCCAGAACAAAACAAATTTGTGTTTGTTTCTTTCTAAATCTTCATTGGAATCTCTCGTAGGCAATTCCCAATGAAGTGTGGTCTTGTGAAACTTCAGCGAGAGTGCTTGATTTGAGCAACAACTCTATTAACCATGTTCCTTCTCAAGTTGGCTGTCTAAGTAAACTGCAGGTGAAGTTAATTCCCGTCTTCCTTTTCATCTTTGAGTGCTTTGTCTCCTTGTAAAATCTCTCCAATTTTATCATTATCTGCAGAAATTGTTACTGAATGTTAATGAGATATCTGAAGAGTTTATTAGTTGGGATGGATTTGCATTTTTGAAGCATCTAACAGTTTTGTCTCTATCCCATAATCTGTAAGTAGCTTCATTTGTTTCAAGGATCAGTTGCTATCTAActtttggaatatcagaatacAAAATGGCCAAGTAAGGTATTCGTTATTGACCAGTCCATTAACATTAGGCTGGTCGATGCAGGTTAACTACTTTGCCTTCTTCACTTGGGAGTCTGACTTCACTAAAGCAACTCCATGTGACTAATAACAAATTGACGAGTCTCCCAGatgaaataaaatgtttgtcCCTACTTGAAGTTTTGAAAGTCAGCAATAATAGGTAACGCCGAGCCGCATACTCGTACAAATTCCTCATCAATAAAACTTTATAATTGTGGTGTAGATAGTTCCTCAGTAGatagataatttataatttatttacatttgttttttttcttgtcGTGCAGATAGTTCAACATTTCCTAGTTTATCTAATGTGAATTAATTTGTCCCACTGTTATCTATTATTAATGCGTCTCTCCATGCATGGCTCAggata from Benincasa hispida cultivar B227 chromosome 10, ASM972705v1, whole genome shotgun sequence carries:
- the LOC120087751 gene encoding LRR repeats and ubiquitin-like domain-containing protein At2g30105, translating into MEVGATATTSEGNGKSISINVKFTGKSIPITLPSDSTVKDLKSLLQPLTNVLPRGQKLIFKGKVLADDMTLAASEVASGAKMMLMASQGLHQGDGPIQREARTRPRERSMQNATKLVDEKQRVSVDKSRFERWKATGVIALSDCNLKAIPNEVWSCETSARVLDLSNNSINHVPSQVGCLSKLQKLLLNVNEISEEFISWDGFAFLKHLTVLSLSHNLLTTLPSSLGSLTSLKQLHVTNNKLTSLPDEIKCLSLLEVLKVSNNRISIVPSTIGECSSLTEVDLSSNLLSELPETLGCLLNLKALHLSHNGLRSLPSTIFKMCIQLSTLDLHNTEITIDLLRQYEGWEAFDERRRLKHQKQLDFRVMNQANFDEGADKH